A genomic stretch from Bacillus sp. N1-1 includes:
- a CDS encoding copper amine oxidase, producing MNMKKAFKKLMVPALGLTLLFPTVAGAADPEPTVSTPAADLRATLDQLLSEHFVLAVTSMTKSYDGTEDAEEVTEALDQNAADMTPAIASVYGDEAAQQFEDIFREHNDYSADFVKAATEDDAELRKEAEKEVDEFVDEFSTFLDTATEGNLPKEAAADVLEVHEDQVLTTFDEYTEGNYEQAYTTFREGHKHMFAISKALSSAIVTQMPDKFDNTKAVTPAADLRSTLNSLASEHFALSSLGLEKGYDQSEDYDFVNWAEDRNTADFKAAIGSIYGDEGAAQFEKIWQEDHIAAQADLVVASLSEDEEAMNMAKERLLTTFPEDFGTFLGTATEENLPTDAAIEALMAHEKQVVASFESYMSGDFKASTDQFREGYAFMFGVGESLGGAIVNQMPDKFAGEAMPGDMPKTGMGGASEQSSDLTALWITVGSLAVAGSAFAIRRKVVNQ from the coding sequence ATGAACATGAAAAAAGCATTTAAAAAATTAATGGTTCCGGCTCTAGGGCTAACCCTATTGTTTCCAACAGTTGCAGGTGCAGCTGACCCAGAACCAACAGTAAGCACACCAGCTGCCGATCTACGAGCCACACTTGATCAACTCTTATCCGAACATTTTGTACTAGCTGTTACGTCGATGACCAAATCGTATGATGGCACTGAGGATGCTGAAGAAGTGACAGAAGCACTCGATCAAAACGCAGCTGATATGACTCCAGCAATCGCATCTGTTTATGGCGATGAAGCGGCGCAACAATTTGAGGACATTTTTAGAGAGCACAATGATTATTCTGCTGATTTTGTAAAAGCGGCAACTGAAGATGATGCAGAACTTCGAAAAGAAGCTGAGAAAGAAGTAGATGAATTTGTTGATGAATTCTCCACTTTCCTTGATACGGCGACAGAAGGTAACCTTCCAAAAGAAGCAGCTGCAGATGTTTTAGAAGTTCATGAAGATCAAGTACTAACTACCTTTGATGAGTATACAGAAGGAAATTATGAACAAGCTTATACAACATTCCGCGAAGGACATAAGCACATGTTTGCGATCAGTAAAGCATTATCGAGTGCGATCGTAACACAAATGCCGGATAAATTTGATAACACGAAAGCTGTTACACCAGCTGCAGATTTACGCTCAACTCTAAACAGTCTAGCATCTGAACACTTTGCTCTTTCTTCACTTGGTCTTGAGAAGGGGTATGATCAATCAGAAGACTATGACTTTGTAAACTGGGCTGAAGACAGAAATACCGCTGACTTTAAAGCCGCGATCGGATCAATATATGGAGATGAAGGTGCTGCTCAGTTTGAAAAGATCTGGCAGGAAGACCATATTGCTGCACAAGCTGATCTTGTCGTTGCCTCTCTTTCTGAAGACGAGGAAGCGATGAACATGGCAAAAGAACGTTTATTAACAACATTCCCTGAAGATTTCGGTACCTTCCTTGGAACAGCAACAGAAGAAAACCTTCCAACTGATGCGGCAATCGAAGCACTAATGGCTCATGAAAAACAAGTGGTTGCCTCTTTTGAATCGTATATGTCTGGGGATTTTAAAGCATCAACAGATCAATTCCGTGAAGGCTATGCGTTCATGTTCGGTGTAGGTGAATCTCTAGGTGGAGCAATTGTTAACCAAATGCCGGATAAGTTCGCTGGAGAAGCAATGCCTGGTGATATGCCTAAGACAGGTATGGGTGGTGCGAGCGAGCAGTCATCTGACCTAACAGCACTTTGGATTACAGTAGGTTCTCTTGCTGTAGCTGGTTCAGCATTTGCTATTCGCAGAAAAGTCGTGAATCAGTAA